In Quercus robur chromosome 11, dhQueRobu3.1, whole genome shotgun sequence, the sequence AAGTATTCATTCccacgaaaataataataatatatttgagaCAAAAAACAAATACGTAATTGATGATGGTGAAAGTGTAAAAGGATGGAGACTTACGATGAACATGAAAGCAATATTGCTCCAATGAAATGAGTTTTCATCAAGGGACAAAAAAATAGTACATATTTTAGTAGTTGCTTATCATTCTAGTTTCTAATGCTACACTACATTTAATTATTCACTTAGTAAAATAAGATCATATATAAATCAATCTTTGAAAGTTCATTGCAATACAACATAACCACATGTTAATGACCATATAACCTAATgatatatatttagtttttgatggttaaaaaagagatttggagtCAATTTCCATCTACACCACAAACCGATTGGTATCTTAATCTAaaaataaagagctatcatcaagagcggacgttatagattgaaactctttaaaaaaaaacatgaaattagTTCCAAGGAGGATCTTCCTCAACCTAcacttgaagaagaaggaagggGTGGGTTTAATAATTCAATACATCAACGTCTAGGGTTATAGAATTGATTCTTGGTCATGTGAAGGGAGAGTGTCATTTATTTGCACCTCAAGAAAGGGAAGTGTTATATTATCCATTAGTTGAGGagaaatcttttatttatttatttattttcttaaatgaATATTCTATCAAGAGAGTTATGAATGGATTTATTGTTGTATTTATAGAACTTCAAAGAAAGAGCGTtatttatagaaatatttaGGGAGAAGCGTCATTTCAATCTCAAAGGAGAATGGggtaattttcttaaaaaaaaaaaaaatgagaaatcacTCACGTTGCCAAAGTTTAGCATGTgtgtaatattttatatattttgactCCACAGTAATTTAGATAGTTACTACAGGtggattatatattatattcatatTACCTATAAGAgcgtaaatttttttttcatctcttgtCTATATAAGGAATGTTtgagatccgcttattttgttaaaattgaaaatttttgttaaaagtactgtaaataaaggcaaaagttagttgaaatagtacgaTATGACTCataaataaatagtatcaaaaagtgcaatgagactcataaataatagcaaaaataagctgaatagtaaaataagttggcaaaaatcatttttgccaaacacacactataaACTAAAAAGATTTACTGCCACGGGTATTAGTAAATAGGGAACGAGAATTTGAGATTCCCTTTTATAATAGCTTTTTAGTTTATAGTTTATCTAGGCTGCCTCATTTGAAGAGTAATAAGAAGAAATGAATTGAAATTCCTTActagaactaaaaaaaaagagagtattttttttatagctttttctTATTATCCAGCAACACAAAAACCCTAGGTTCATTAGCCTTGTAAATATTTTCCTCTGTTTTGAATAAATACACGTTTCTTCtggtatataaaaaaaaaatatatatatatatatatatatatatgtgtgtgtgagagagagagagagagagagagagagagagagaaagcctTTCCTTGAAAATCCAGGGTTTACGAACTCAAACATATAGATTAGCATATATCTCACTATCAATTATCAACCCTATCctattcgaaaaaaaaaaaaattgatgctcAAGTTATGTGGCTATCCTTTTGCATGACTTTTGCTTAGGCGGCCAAATGATGCAAGACCTTGTTGACCGTGATTCCTAATAGTGGTGGAcacgttttgttttgttttgttattatcTCACTGCCAATGTCATTGCCTAAATAAGCACAAAGAGTACCATAGCTTTCGGCTATAAAAAAAGATGCCTGCGTCCTTTCTATCTGGGGCCATAATATTCCCACTCTAGACTTAAAAAAATAGGGGATGAAAACAGTCAATAAAGTGAATTTTTTTGAGGTAAACATGaaatatttattgaaataaGAAAACTAGAAACAAGTGGCTGAAGGAGGAAATCAAGTTCTTCTTGATCATCCTATGAAGTGCGaaaattttttggtaaaagagtCCAATTAGCTACATTATAGGCAACAAAATTAGCTTCCCTAAAAATATGGTTTACAAACCACTCATATAATTCCGTTTAGATTGAGAGAGAGTAAAGTAGAATTGACCTAAAATTAGCCAGTGGCAAAATCACGTTTATAGTCTCTCCTTTGCAGATTCCATGCTTATACCCTAATTTTGTTGCCTTTGCTGATGCTAGCCTAACTGCTTTAGCTTCTGCTTTCAAGAGGCCTTGATCTTCAATTCGTTTTGTCcatgtgaaaataatttattttttatagttttggGCCACTTTAGCTATACATGTTTTCTTCTCACTAATTGCTACATCAAAattcattttcacaaaaaaggGGTGTGGGAGGATCTCAACTCTCAAACTAATTGTACATATACTAATGATGAAAATGAATTAAACATTAAAATTAAAGCAAACAGGCTATAACTATTAAATAAACTATTTTCTTTATACTCTTGTGGAAGTGAGATATTGTCTATAGgcatgaagattttttttttctttctactttcactaaataaattttcttttgaagaattgCTTTCTACATGTGATTAAGGGGATATGCTttgtttgtataatttaaaaatgaatgTTTCAAAGGGTGCATAAAATGAGTGCTctatctctcttcctttttctccttGGTTTGTCCTCATGGTCTCCTCCATACCAATCTCCCCAATGAGAATTCATTCTAAATGGTTCTAATTAATTTTGGTCATAAAAATGATGAACTATGTGTGAAAATGTCATACTCATAACACGAGGACATTGCTAAAAGACTATCTTCATGAAGATATCACAAAGATATATGTAAAAAAGATTAACTTTGTGTAAAATGTCATATACTCACAACACGAGGCATTGCTAACATAGGCACTTTATGAAGATATCACAAAGATATTTCTCATGTGCGCTGAGTTGTGTTAGAACATTTGTAACTAGTGTTTTGGTCCTTTTGGaatttaaagataaaagaaacTTTGatctttaaaaacattttaatgacCTCAATAACAAATCTTGTCTCTACTAGACATcttgaaatttctaaaaaaaacatttggaaGAGATGAATTCGAGTCTTAAACGTCTCtattaaaaacactaaaaatgtCTACTAACCTCGATGACATGCATGTTcaaaaaatacaatacaataatGGAAGCCATCAATAAGTTAAGGAAACAAAAATGTGAACCATctcttttttcatataaaattggCATGATTAACATTTCAAGGTGACTTTCACACCAATTGAGCTCTCCCATGATTTGTTCTATACATCTCTGACTCTACGTCAACATTTGTTTTATGATTACATATAATCACATATTCACATCTCAATGATCTCATagttcttattcttttttcaacTAAGATTTGAAAATGTAGTAAACGAAAACACAATCATAAAAGAAAGTAGTTTTCAGTCTAAAATGTCAAATCAAACAAGATCATCACATATGgttaaaaattatcatttcttCATTGAACGTGTTTTATGACTTCACTTTGGCTCCTcgttttatatattcttttataaaGTGAGAAACCTTACTGATCACGTAACAGCATGTGGCACAGCCTCGAGCTTCTCAAACCCGCAACAGCCGGTCGAATTTTCTATCCCCACGTTCTCTGCACCTAGTATATGACCGGATATCATGGGTTTCCCGCGAAATTTTTCCGGTTTGTTTAACGAACTCAATCACAAATCATTCCTTTTTTCACGTACCCTCAAAAATATTTGCCCACTCTTTCGGGGAATTCACTCACTTGCCGACACTTGCTTGCTTCTccacaaaatccaaacccacttaacattttttttttttaatttttttaataaatacccATTTGCTTGAATAAGCTTCATCGTCACCATAACACTCATACattttttaaacattaaaaaaaataatacactCAATACAGCATCAAAGTGTTAATTTATAGTATTATTTGagagatttgaaattttagttGCAGTAGTTGGCGGTATTTGCATATTTAAAACATGTTTGGCTCCAACAACATGTGGCCACATGACATGCAACTTTTAGGTACAACTTAATTGTCTTGTCTTGTTTACATTTTTgctacaactttttttttttttttggggggtaaaGACTTTAATGGTCAATGAAAGATCTTGTGAGTTATCCTGTAGTTTTTTTCCggataattataatattatctttgttgggatttttatttttatttttttaatatgttggCCTGCACCATTTATATTAGTCTAATGAAGCATTAGCTTTGTTATTGTAGATTGAGTTGAAAATGGAAGCTTTTTATTGCAGAGATTGAAGCGGCACAATATTCAAGGATAGTGATAAGAATATATTTGGTGAAGCTCTTCAAAAGTCAAGGTGGAATAGGATTTATAAAAGTTTTGAGAGTGTGAAAGagattgaaataaagaaaaatgttattcGAGAAGGTGGTTAATGCAGTTGGGAAGAGAAATGTGTTGGTTGGTATCCGTATTGACAGCCAGAGCAGAGAGCTGCTCAGCTGGGCTATTGTGAAAGTTGCTGAGCCTGGTGATTGTGTGGTTGCAGTTCATGTTTGTAGAAGTTCTGGTAATGCATGGactttgaaattttatgtgtgtttatagcaatatgatatgattttcatgtgctttcttaattcatatttgttttacttcTTTTGGCTCCAACACTATTCGTTTCAATACAGACCGGGCTTCAAAAAACAAGAACTTGTTGGATGGTTATTTAGAAGTTTATGAAGAGCTATGTAATGCAAATAAGGTTAGTAattctttatcaatttttcaCTTTCTGTTCATTCATTGAGATATACATGTGGCTCACCGTGACTAGCCTGTAGAGGATTCATAGCTGATCCTAAAATTTTGTGACTAAGTTTTGGTTCTTGTCGTTGTTCATTCATTGGAATATTAATGATTGATTATTATTTGGGATACTTGGTTTCAGGTTGATCTCAGTGGTCAAATCTTGACAGGAAGTTCAGCCCGAAAGGTTTTGGTGAGAGAGGCGAAGAGCTGTGCTGCTGTGGCTGTAGTTGTAGGGATAAGCAAGCATAGTGCTCTTgggtaagagagagagatgtaacTATAACTTTTGGATTGATTTTAGCTTGTGTAATTCTTTTCTGATTACTCTAAACAGGTTTTATTTTCAGGGGTTGGGCTTCCACAGCCAAATATTGCAGCAGGAGGCTGCCTTCAACAACAGATGTTTTGGCTATCCACAATGGGAAAATTGTGTTCAGAAGGTTCACCAATAATCAACTACCAGGTTTGGTATTTGTGTCCTGGTTAAAGTTCCATCTTTTAGATTATTGAGACACATAAGAGAGTCATATAACAAGTTTGCTTTCAATTATGTCAGGTCTTAAACTTAATGGGGATCCAAAGCCAAGTTTTAGTCTAATAAAAGTTCCAACTTTAGAAGATTACAAATCTGAATTTGGTGACTCTGAGGCAGAAACTGCATCAACCATTTCTGAGGTGGTACAAAACTCCAGAGATGGAGTTTTCAACCTTGCCTGTGACAGCAAAAGACTTTCTTTGAGATCAAATTCTCTATATGCAAGAGACCCTTTGGATTCTAGGCCTGGTTGGCCATTACTTCGTAAAGCTAGTTCATCTATTCCACAAGCATCACTTGCTAGGAACATATCTGTGGTGCAATGGGTAATGACCTTACCAGATCGTTCCCCACAGCTAAGTCCTCAATGTTCAACTATTATAGAAACCCCATTTGAAAGTGATATCAGTGAAGGTTTGGATGTGAGTCCTAAGAATTGTTTGTCTGCATTCAGTAAGCTACCGAAAGGTTGCAAATGGTTCAGTCATGAGGTTCTGAAAATGTCAACTTCTCAGTTTTCCTCAGGTGAGTAACTTTTATCCTGAGATTATTCATGAAATCATATTTATTCTTATTCTCTGACtaaatttttgcttttgtaaCAGAAAATTTAATCAGCAAAGGAGGATGTAACCGTGTATATGAGGGGACTCTTCCAGAGGGCAAGGCAGTGGCAGTAAAGATTGTGAAATCAACCAAAGAAGCATGGAAGGATTTTGCCTATGAAGTGGACATCATCTCCTCACTGAAACACAAACACATCACACCCTTGATTGGTGTCTGCATCGAAGATAATGCTTTAATCTCAGTTTATGATTTCTTGTCTAAAGGAAGCTTAGAGGAAAACCTACATGGTAATGCTCAATAAGATTTTATCATTTATgccttctaaattttttttttctttcacttgcTAAAGAATGTCACCCATACTGATATGAGTTAATATGTGATTTAGGTAAAAACAAAGATAAGTCTGTATTATCATGGGATGTGAGATTTAATATAGCAGTTGGGATTGCTGAAGCTCTAAATTACCTACATAATGAACGTTCTCAGCCTGTTATTCATAGAGATGTCAAGTCTTCAAATATTCTTCTCTCCAATGGATTTGAACCACAGGTATTACTCTAGCTTTACCTTTTCTAGGTACAACTGTACTTTTACCCAGTTAATTTTTAAGCCAAACAAAccaatgaaaataatttatacCAGACCAGCACTAACACGTGGTaattagaaataataaattgtcaCAAAAGAATGATATGATTAATTGTTGTTGCTGTGTGACAGTTATCTGATTTTGGGCTTTCGATGTGGGGACCAACAAACTCATCATTTGTGACTCAAGGCGATGTAGTAGGAACATTTGGTTATATTGCTCCTGAATATTTCATGTATGGGAAAGTAAGTGACAAGATTGATGTGTATGCCTTTGGTGTAGTGCTTCTTGAATTGTTATCAGGAAGAGAACCTATTGGCTTAGAAAATCCCAAGGGACAAGAGAGCTTGGTCATTTGGGTAAGAGCCTCCTCCATAAATAGAATTTTGCTTGTGCTAATTTTGTGAGTGTTATGCTTATGAATAACATTTAATATGATGATTTTAGGCAAAGCCAAAGACAGAGTGTGgag encodes:
- the LOC126707092 gene encoding protein kinase STUNTED-like; this translates as MLFEKVVNAVGKRNVLVGIRIDSQSRELLSWAIVKVAEPGDCVVAVHVCRSSDRASKNKNLLDGYLEVYEELCNANKVDLSGQILTGSSARKVLVREAKSCAAVAVVVGISKHSALGGWASTAKYCSRRLPSTTDVLAIHNGKIVFRRFTNNQLPGLKLNGDPKPSFSLIKVPTLEDYKSEFGDSEAETASTISEVVQNSRDGVFNLACDSKRLSLRSNSLYARDPLDSRPGWPLLRKASSSIPQASLARNISVVQWVMTLPDRSPQLSPQCSTIIETPFESDISEGLDVSPKNCLSAFSKLPKGCKWFSHEVLKMSTSQFSSENLISKGGCNRVYEGTLPEGKAVAVKIVKSTKEAWKDFAYEVDIISSLKHKHITPLIGVCIEDNALISVYDFLSKGSLEENLHGKNKDKSVLSWDVRFNIAVGIAEALNYLHNERSQPVIHRDVKSSNILLSNGFEPQLSDFGLSMWGPTNSSFVTQGDVVGTFGYIAPEYFMYGKVSDKIDVYAFGVVLLELLSGREPIGLENPKGQESLVIWAKPKTECGDIKGILDPKLDGKYDETQVQRMVLASTLCTTRAARLRPKMSQILKLLKGDIYVEEWLNSQNGNLKDSENQDNNDDEVYPNSSPELHLSLALLDVEDDNTSNSSVERSNSSSLEEYLKGRCSRSSSFD